One Apostichopus japonicus isolate 1M-3 chromosome 7, ASM3797524v1, whole genome shotgun sequence genomic region harbors:
- the LOC139969877 gene encoding alpha-1,6-mannosyl-glycoprotein 4-beta-N-acetylglucosaminyltransferase-like has protein sequence MKIYRANQVLVSLVVVLFVFNIWMAKVAFNGSSKKEEEEHRSLHLQRDTLVETIRLLQEQCSHSKKQSLTEEKQIVCPSKLDINKQKALVLGERKLKKDFLVIGISTVRRQNAMYLEQTLSSILEHTSQTDRSTTRVVILLADLTETDRAIVKGRLSSKFSDHFASGFFEAISAPLLFYPPMEELPQNFGDSNDRVKWRAKQVVDYSFLFTYCHGLSKYYLQLEDDVISTPNFIFAIKEFIELHDDREWTSLQFSPLGFGKLYRSSDLLRLAQFSLMFYDQQPIDYLYKFFNNLQAQQEEFLRSPSIFQHIGVHSSLRHKEQRVVDMFFEEDVQKYTDCDNPSASLLTNMERFSMYVPKLPYTSDPGYFWAKSPTFGQWFMIDFDEPQFLSRIVIETGSDSHPQDLLQHGDVEVGGLTLPGGRGSSECKDFQTVGKFDNGIADISDLMDIKQYQIKCVVARVTDDQVQWLLIREIAIWTQHQE, from the exons ATGAAAATTTATCGCGCTAACCAGGTTCTGGTGTctcttgttgttgttctattCGTATTCAATATATGGATGGCAAAGGTTGCATTCAATGGTA GCTCAaagaaggaagaagaagaacatcGGAGCCTACATCTCCAGAGAGATACTCTTGTAGAGACTATTAGGCTCCTACAGGAACAGTGCAGTCATAGCAAAAAACAAAGCCTAACAGAGGAA AAACAGATTGTCTGCCCAAGTAAACTTGACATTAACAAGCAGAAAGCTCTGGTTCTCGGAGAACGGAAATTGAAGAAAG aCTTTCTGGTGATTGGGATATCAACAGTGAGACGTCAGAATGCCATGTACTTAGAACAGACTCTCTCGTCAATATTGGAACACACATCTCAAACTGATCGTTCCACAACTCGAGTGGTTATCCTTCTCGCTGATCTAACAGAAACAGATCGTGCAATTGTTAAAGGAAGGCTGTCCTCTAAATTTAGTGATCATTTTGCAAGTGGGTTTTTTGAAGCAATTTCTGCTCCATTGTTATTTTATCCTCCCATGGAGGAACTGCCACAGAACTTTGGTGATAGCAATGACAGAGTAAAGTGGCGAGCTAAACAAGTCGTCGATTATTCTTTCCTTTTCACTTACTGCCACGGCCTTTCAAAGTATTATCTACAACTTGAAGATGATGTCATCTCAACtccaaattttatttttgctATCAAAGAGTTTATCGAATTACACGATGACAGAGAGTGGACAAGTTTACAATTTTCTCCTCTAGGTTTTGGGAAGTTGTATCGATCCTCGGATCTTCTACGTCTCGCTCAGTTTTCTCTGATGTTCTACGATCAACAACCTATTGATTATCTCTATAAATTCTTCAATAACCTGCAAGCTCAACAGGAAGAATTCCTGAGGTCGCCCTCAATATTTCAACACATCGGCGTACATTCCTCCCTACGACACAAGGAACAACGAGTGGTCGACATGTTCTTTGAAGAAGATGTACAAAAGTATACTGATTGTGACAATCCCTCGGCATCACTTCTAACAAACATGGAGAGGTTCAGCATGTACGTGCCCAAGCTGCCATACACCTCGGACCCTGGCTACTTTTGGGCCAAATCTCCAACTTTCGGTCAATGGTTTATGATCGATTTTGATGAACCTCAATTCCTAAGTCGGATTGTGATTGAGACAGGCAGTGACTCTCATCCTCAGGACCTTCTGCAACATGGGGACGTGGAGGTGGGAGGTTTGACCCTCCCTGGGGGGAGGGGATCCTCTGAGTGTAAGGATTTTCAGACAGTCGGTAAATTTGATAATGGTATTGCAGATATATCGGACTTAATGGATATCAAACAATATCAGATTAAATGTGTGGTTGCTAGGGTGACAGATGACCAGGTGCAATGGCTTCTTATTCGAGAAATAGCAATTTGGACACAACATcaagaataa
- the LOC139969879 gene encoding peroxisomal membrane protein PEX16-like — MEDSNDSVISKWYNSLHAKYRHQWKSYETWVTENPESVARVEGIFRSLAYVSYMFTGQEITQQVLPELVYALSNLYVFFNDNILRKALHLCRQMTLTEERLIKLLTVIEHIEVFLELAGTRLAGRTGRWIIIASVHILRVILRLVLLFKYSSGIQPVPPLTTLKRDPKSLQQSHLNEPQSSSYSEEGANATFTGQRSGRVIRTLDAAPDINHRSWRLPDSNPVPRTPEHLERTELTGLPLLGEILHISRPVVHLTCLLQWGEKSWKPWLAALTVDLANLILLSKSDQINIVEEKEISRRRLLLLLYLLRSPCFDNYSKAKVLAFLGTTGRIWGLQTLSKSLSEYLPKWQKIYFYNWLQ; from the exons ATGGAGGATTCCAACGACAGTGTTATTTCTAAGTGGTACAATAGTTTGCATGCTAAGTATAGGCACCAATGGAAGTCATACGAAACTTGGGTGACAGAAAACCCTGAATCGGTTGCTCGAGTCGAAGGGATTTTCCGTTCGCTTGCTTATGTATCGTACATGTTCACAG GGCAAGAGATAACACAGCAAGTTCTTCCTGAATTAG TCTATGCATTGTCAAATCTGTATGTGTTCTTCAACGACAATATCCTTAGGAAGGCTCTTCATCTCTGTCGACAAATG ACCCTCACAGAAGAAAGATTAATTAAATTGTTAACAGTTATAGAACACATTGAAGTATTCCTAGAACTAGCTGGAACTCGTCTGGCGGGACGGACCGGAAGATGGATTATCATAGCATCAGTTCATATCCTGAG AGTTATACTGAGATTGGTACTTCTTTTCAAGTACAGTTCTGGAATCCAACCCGTTCCTCCACTCACTACTTTAAAGCGGGATCCCAAATCACTGCAACAGAGTCATCTTAATGAGCCACAGTCCTCATCGTATAGTGAGGAAGGTGCAAACGCCACATtcacaggtcaaaggtcagggAGAGTTATTCGTACTCTAGACGCAGCACCAGACATCAATCACAGGTCGTGGAGGTTACCGGACAGCAACCCGGTCCCTAGAACTCCAGAGCATCTGGAGAGAACAGAGTTGACTGGTCTTCCATTGCTTGGTGAAATACTACACATTTCAAGACCTGTTGTCCATT TAACGTGCCTTCTTCAATGGGGTGAAAAATCCTGGAAGCCATGGCTAGCTGCTTTAACTGTCGATCTTGCCAA TTTGATCCTGCTTTCAAAATCAGACCAAATAAATATCGTCGAAGAGAAAGAAATTAGCAGACGTAGGCTTCTTCTTCTCCTCTATCTTTTGAGGTCACCGTGTTTTGATAATTATTCCAA AGCTAAAGTTCTTGCTTTCCTTGGTACAACTGGACGAATTTGGGGCCTACAGACTCTTTCCA AATCTCTCTCCGAGTACCTACCTAAATGGCAGAAGATCTATTTTTACAACTGGTTGCAGTAG
- the LOC139969880 gene encoding uncharacterized protein — protein MTKVAYIGFLLICAIQINVLKCRAYVTTSTKNEGIVYVDSERPIMSKNFPRQYPNNEYIKYHVQAPSAKVIKLEIKHLDVEGNMTGGCHDKLEISEAVSANETTLLGKLCGCFLTSPIYSTGNTMDIIFDTDSSTTQTGFYALISFCETNGQPTTGIELSLLLSIGSLVITFSLTIVSLLLCCRFHKRLLQLELKVSGRNGTNIEANDNKYHPISDNDRNKSANKPDESETIGGYIRMRSSKTHLKQGVKPQEEEKVYDVPDTLIDENKSPESSPAEYAQSLFSHVENQQRSGDLVQEQSTLAQYAQPGNIIPNVDLPKAEDTLTPNTYYSPEAFAAIETTTT, from the exons ATGACTAAGGTAGCTTACATTGGCTTTCTATTAATATGCGCTATCCAAATCAACGTGCTTAAGTGCAGGGCTTACGTCACTACATCTACCAAAAACGAAG GTATTGTGTATGTTGATTCAGAAAGACCCATCATGTCAAAAAACTTTCCCCGGCAGTACCCAAACAACGAATATATCAAGTACCATGTACAAGCGCCATCTGCTAAAGTCATCAAATTGGAGATTAAACATTTGGATGTAGAAGGAAATATGACAGGAGGATGTCATGATAAGTTAGAG ATTTCAGAAGCTGTCTCGGCTAATGAAACAACACTTCTAGGGAAGCTGTGTGGTTGTTTTTTAACATCTCCGATCTACAGTACGGGTAATACAATGGATATCATATTCGATACCGACTCCTCTACGACTCAGACTGGATTTTATGCattgatttcattttgtgaGACAAATGGTC AGCCTACAACTGGAATAGAGTTGTCCTTGCTGCTATCCATCGGCAGCCTGGTTATTACTTTTTCTCTAACCATTGTGTCGCTTCTTCTCTGCTGTCGATTCCACAAGCGACTTCTGCAGCTGGAACTTAAAGTAAGTGGTCGCAATGGAACAAACATCGAGGCTAATGACAATAAATACCATCCTATTAGTGACAACGACCGCAACAAATCTGCGAACAAGCCTGACGAAAGTGAAACCATTGGAG GGTATATTCGCATGAGATCATCAAAGACACATTTAAAACAAGGAGTTAAACCACAGGAGGAGGAGAAAGTGTACGATGTTCCCGATACCTTAATTGATGAAAATAAGAGCCCAGAGAGTTCACCAGCTGAGTATGCGCAATCTCTTTTTAGCCACGTCGAAAATCAACAAAGATCTGGTGACCTTGTACAGGAACAATCTACGCTTGCGCAATATGCACAGCCTGGAAATATCATCCCAAACGTGGATCTACCAAAGGCAGAGGACACGCTAACGCCAAACACATATTACTCACCGGAAGCTTTTGCTGCAATCGAAACCACTACGACATAG